From the genome of Monomorium pharaonis isolate MP-MQ-018 chromosome 1, ASM1337386v2, whole genome shotgun sequence:
GATCATGAGATCACAGAGAATTTAACTGATTATCAACTGCATCATCCgacaaaacttttaaaaccTTTGGAGAATCCAAAAAAGGAAgctcaatatttattttctaaaaagtctacggaagatataataaatatgctaCTGAAACTTGAAGCTAAACAAATTCTTTGTATTGGCACCCCAAGAATACATGAATACATAATCGAGCATCATACAGATAGGATGTCGTCTCTTCTTTTAGACTTTGATGAAAGATTTGTGAGTATTCTTagtaagaattattaattgctactgaatataaatacatcaaatgtacatatttcaatattttttagaaatattttaataaatgttttttaaatattattttagcataatttttttggacCACTAGAGTATTGCTGGTACAATATTTTCAATCATcactttttcaataaaaatgctGTTAATGTATTCAAAGATTTTCTTACTCAAAATGAAGGAAAGGACACTTACTTAATATGCGATCCTCCGTTTGGTGGCCGCTTGGAACCCATATCATACACAATAAAAACCATATCTGACCTGCATAGAAAATTGAACGGACgtatttataatgataattttttcttgaaaatcatatttatatctcCATACTTTATGGAGCAcataatgaaagaaaagagCAATCCACCACAAGAGACTGGTGGCCTCAGAAATTTAAAGATGTCTGATTATAAAGTGGATTATGATAATCATCCCTTATTTATATCAGAGAAACGTGGTAGAAAGCAGGGCTCTTCAGTGAGAATTTTCACTAATATACCATTGAATCTATTGGAGCTTCCTTCGTCCGATGGgtataaattttgtcaagATTGTGAAAAATGGATTTCTAGCGAAAACAAGCATTGTAAGAAGTGTAAAGAATGTACCTCCAAAGATGGCCAAACGTACAAGCATTGTGACATATGCAAACGATGCGTAAAACCTACTTGGAAACATTGTCGAATTTGCAAAAGATGTATGTTAGAGAAACATACGTGTGGTCCAATACCGAATATTGTAGGAAGGTGTTTTAACTGTGATAAATTAGGTAAGTGCTAGTATAGCAAGGaatgttactttaaaaaagtaacgccttactattactttttctaaaaaaataactcattattataaattttgcaaaatatcaaTTACCATTATTGTCATTgagaaattaacaattttgttactgttttgtaatgttaaaataagatattttaaagtcatattatttataaaataatcgttaccaaaaaaagtaacaataatgATAACAGCATCACAAGTAACGAGTTACTTTCTTAATCCTGAGTATCAATatcacttttaattattactacaattagtaacattttattaatttatttgtaggTCACACTAAAAAAGAATGTCCTAATTTTACTGAAGTCGGAATTGAAACATATGTAAAGAAACGCAAAGCAGACTGTAAATTAGAAACATCTTCaattaagaaaagtaaaattagaCCTTCCAagaatttcattgttaaacgAAAAGCTGTCATagttgataaaaagaaaatcttaaaattaaaaaaaaagatcttaaaaaataaaaagtcgtAAGGactaaaataaagattagTATAAATTTGTTCATATAATACAGTAagtgtgtaattatatatgtacatatatatatatatatatatatatatatatatatatatatatatatatatatatatatatatatacatgaatagtgtaaatattattaaatttatatttaaaaagttttatagaaatataaatatttgtaacatcaataaatttttgtaacatcttttaaaatttttatttagtatttatagtaaataaagCTAGAAACTAGCTTCTGCAATGATGAATGGAAGAATAGcatcttatcatacatttcATTCTCACACAGAGATCGGATTTTCATAATCTTTAGAGTGCCGCATTACAAGTAGGAATATTCGAGAATATTCtcggaaagaattttaaatacagagattcaatgatataaatatccGAGGAGGCTCCTCGAGGTACAGTAGCGTCTTTTCGATCGTCTGTACATCGTCTCGGGCAACGTCACTCGGAATCTATTCAGAATGTTAAAAGAATTTGTCGTTTTTGcgagtttgattttttttagttatggTTGTTTGATTACGAATTGTCCACGAGGCGGAAAGAGAGGTGATATCGTTCCTTCTTTGGGAACTGTTGCACGAGAAGTacgttacattttacattaattttatactaaatattttttcacagtAAAATTCCTttgattttaaacattttctttgaaaaaatgtaattttatgaagACTTTAGTAAATTCTCATGTTGACTCTATTAAACATGTAACTAAGATAACTAACatttataatgaatattattcttttttattatttatggtaTCTATTGctcttttcaatttatattgatagttgcgtgtgtgtgtgtgtgcgtgtgtgtgtgtgtgtgtgtgtgtgtgtgtgtgcgcgcgcgcgcgcgcgcgcacgcgtgtgtgattaataattattccaaaattagatctattttttctattacaaaatatgtaatttgtttataattgaaaattgtcGCGATATTCTTTTCCCAGTGTTCTTCGTGTGGTCCTAATCGTTTGGGTCAATGCTTTGGGCCGCACATTTGTTGTGGCCCCAGTATTGGTTGTTTCATCGGAACACCAGAAACATACCGATGTAGAAAGGAAAGTCTATATACCAGACCTTGCATCGCTGGATACGCTATGTGTCGTGGAAATACAGCAAGATGTGCTTTAAACGGGATTTGTTGCTCACAaggtgaaatttaaatttaaaaatttctgtagattttaaaattttatctttgcaaataaagtttatacaataatttatattagtaaCACGGCATATttcattgcaa
Proteins encoded in this window:
- the LOC105831756 gene encoding rRNA N6-adenosine-methyltransferase ZCCHC4, producing the protein MNDARGLEFSWKNPINHPQCPHGPTLLFGRYVKDEVEKFYACSACRDRKLCRFYLKYGQELSKSQKRMWELENKKYTRHYVHRELYIRFNKLKLEPAKNRHYCHSCEKLIFNSEKDKHMDHEITENLTDYQLHHPTKLLKPLENPKKEAQYLFSKKSTEDIINMLLKLEAKQILCIGTPRIHEYIIEHHTDRMSSLLLDFDERFHNFFGPLEYCWYNIFNHHFFNKNAVNVFKDFLTQNEGKDTYLICDPPFGGRLEPISYTIKTISDLHRKLNGRIYNDNFFLKIIFISPYFMEHIMKEKSNPPQETGGLRNLKMSDYKVDYDNHPLFISEKRGRKQGSSVRIFTNIPLNLLELPSSDGYKFCQDCEKWISSENKHCKKCKECTSKDGQTYKHCDICKRCVKPTWKHCRICKRCMLEKHTCGPIPNIVGRCFNCDKLGHTKKECPNFTEVGIETYVKKRKADCKLETSSIKKSKIRPSKNFIVKRKAVIVDKKKILKLKKKILKNKKS
- the LOC105831761 gene encoding neurophysin 1; translated protein: MLKEFVVFASLIFFSYGCLITNCPRGGKRGDIVPSLGTVARECSSCGPNRLGQCFGPHICCGPSIGCFIGTPETYRCRKESLYTRPCIAGYAMCRGNTARCALNGICCSQESCHMDTSCKISNVVGNNQKLDDNLNVILSGNEISSEIPQ